A stretch of the Flavobacterium aquiphilum genome encodes the following:
- the lpxD gene encoding UDP-3-O-(3-hydroxymyristoyl)glucosamine N-acyltransferase — MKFKAEQIAGILEGEIVGDPNIEVSRLSKIEEGAEGSLTFLSNPKYNNYIYTTKASITIVNSTFVPESPITTTLIKVADAYKSFSKLLEFYNQVKLNKSGIETPSFISESAKYGENLYLGSFSYIGENVVLGDNVKIYPGSFIGDNVTLGNNVIIFAGAKIYSESIIGNNCTIHSGTIIGADGFGYAPNEDGTYNKIPQIGNVIIEDNVDIGANSTIDRATLGSTIIRAGVKLDNQIQVAHNVEIGKNTVIAAQTGIAGSTKIGENCMIGGQVGIVGHLTIGNNVRIQAQSGVASNIKDNETLQGSPTFGYSDFSKSYVHFKNLPKLVKELEELKKEILNQKNGNNG; from the coding sequence ATGAAATTTAAAGCTGAACAAATAGCAGGGATATTAGAAGGAGAAATTGTTGGTGATCCAAACATCGAAGTGTCTCGCTTATCTAAAATTGAAGAAGGGGCTGAAGGCTCGCTTACTTTTTTATCCAATCCTAAATACAATAACTACATATACACTACAAAAGCCTCAATAACAATTGTTAACAGCACTTTTGTACCTGAATCTCCAATTACCACTACGCTTATTAAAGTCGCCGATGCCTATAAATCATTTTCCAAATTATTGGAATTTTACAATCAGGTGAAACTCAATAAAAGTGGTATTGAAACCCCATCTTTCATTTCTGAAAGCGCTAAATATGGTGAAAATTTATATTTAGGAAGCTTTAGTTATATAGGAGAAAATGTTGTCCTTGGAGATAATGTAAAGATATACCCGGGAAGTTTTATCGGTGACAATGTTACTCTTGGTAATAATGTGATTATTTTTGCTGGCGCAAAAATTTATTCTGAGTCGATTATTGGAAATAATTGTACAATTCATTCTGGCACTATTATTGGTGCAGATGGTTTCGGATATGCTCCAAATGAAGATGGTACTTACAATAAAATTCCGCAAATCGGTAATGTAATTATTGAAGACAATGTTGATATTGGAGCCAATTCGACAATTGACAGAGCTACATTAGGATCAACAATTATCAGAGCAGGAGTAAAATTGGATAATCAAATCCAAGTTGCTCATAATGTCGAAATTGGTAAAAATACCGTTATTGCGGCACAAACAGGAATTGCAGGTTCTACCAAAATCGGGGAGAATTGTATGATTGGTGGTCAAGTTGGTATTGTAGGTCATTTAACGATAGGAAACAATGTACGTATCCAGGCCCAATCAGGTGTGGCAAGTAATATTAAAGATAACGAAACATTGCAGGGTAGTCCAACGTTTGGATATTCTGATTTTAGTAAATCATACGTGCATTTTAAAAATTTACCAAAACTGGTAAAAGAATTAGAGGAGTTAAAAAAAGAAATATTAAACCAAAAAAATGGAAACAATGGTTAA
- the sucD gene encoding succinate--CoA ligase subunit alpha — MSVLVNKDSKIIVQGFTGSEGTFHASQMIEYGTNVVGGVTPGKGGTKHLDLPVFNTVKDAVEQAGADTTIIFVPPAFAADAIMEAADAGIKVIIAITEGIPVADMIKANNYVKQRNARLIGPNCPGVITPGEAKVGIMPGFVFKKGTVGIVSKSGTLTYEAADQVVKQGLGITTAIGIGGDPIIGTTTKEAVELLMNDPETECIIMIGEIGGQLEADAARWIKADGNRKPVIGFIAGETAPAGRTMGHAGAIVGGSDDTAAAKKQIMRDNGIHVVDSPAEIGKKVKEVLG; from the coding sequence ATGAGTGTTTTAGTTAATAAAGATTCAAAAATAATTGTTCAGGGATTTACAGGTAGCGAAGGAACTTTCCACGCTTCACAAATGATTGAATACGGAACCAATGTTGTTGGTGGTGTTACTCCAGGAAAAGGAGGAACTAAACATTTAGACCTTCCGGTTTTTAACACCGTAAAAGATGCAGTTGAACAAGCTGGAGCAGATACTACTATTATTTTTGTACCGCCAGCTTTTGCAGCAGATGCTATTATGGAAGCTGCTGATGCAGGAATTAAAGTAATCATTGCTATTACTGAAGGAATTCCTGTTGCCGATATGATTAAGGCAAACAACTATGTTAAACAAAGAAATGCAAGATTAATTGGTCCAAACTGTCCAGGTGTTATTACTCCGGGAGAAGCTAAAGTTGGAATTATGCCAGGTTTTGTTTTCAAAAAAGGAACTGTTGGTATTGTTTCTAAATCAGGGACATTAACTTACGAAGCTGCTGACCAAGTTGTAAAACAAGGATTAGGAATTACTACAGCTATAGGTATTGGAGGAGATCCAATTATCGGGACAACTACTAAAGAAGCTGTTGAATTATTAATGAATGACCCTGAAACAGAGTGTATCATTATGATTGGTGAAATTGGTGGACAATTAGAAGCTGATGCTGCAAGATGGATTAAAGCTGATGGTAACCGTAAACCAGTTATTGGTTTTATCGCTGGTGAAACTGCTCCTGCCGGAAGAACAATGGGACATGCTGGTGCTATTGTTGGAGGATCAGATGATACTGCTGCCGCTAAAAAACAAATTATGAGAGACAACGGAATCCACGTTGTTGATTCTCCTGCCGAAATCGGTAAAAAAGTAAAAGAAGTTTTGGGATAA
- a CDS encoding bifunctional UDP-3-O-[3-hydroxymyristoyl] N-acetylglucosamine deacetylase/3-hydroxyacyl-ACP dehydratase has protein sequence MVKQKTIKTEISLTGVGLHTGNEVKMTFKPAPVNNGFTFVRVDLEGHPVIEADANYVVNTQRGTNLEKLGVKIQTPEHVLAALMGCDLDNIIIELNASELPIMDGSSKFFVEAIEEAGIIEQELNRNVYVVKEVISFTDEASGSEIMVMPSDHYSVTTMVDFGTKILGTQNATLKSIGDFKTEIADARTFSFLHELEALLENGLIKGGDLNNAIVYVDKDISETTMESLKKAFGKDEITVKPNGILDNLTLHYPNEAARHKLLDVIGDLALIGSKIQGKIIANKPGHFVNTQFAKKMAKIIKNEQRNYVPTYDLNQEPLMDINKIMAMLPHRPPFLLIDRIIEMSDSHVVGMKNVTMNENFFVGHFPNAPVMPGVLIVEAMAQTGGILVLSTVPDPENYLTYFMKIDNVKFKHKVLPGDTLIFKCSLITPIRRGICHMQANAYANGKLVAEAELMAQIARKQ, from the coding sequence ATGGTTAAACAGAAGACCATCAAAACAGAAATTTCGCTAACTGGAGTTGGATTGCATACTGGTAATGAAGTTAAAATGACTTTTAAACCTGCTCCGGTAAATAACGGCTTTACATTTGTTCGTGTAGATCTTGAAGGACATCCCGTTATTGAGGCAGACGCTAATTATGTGGTCAATACACAACGTGGCACCAATTTGGAAAAATTAGGTGTTAAAATTCAAACTCCCGAACATGTTTTGGCAGCTTTAATGGGTTGTGATCTGGATAACATTATTATTGAATTAAATGCCTCCGAACTTCCTATTATGGACGGATCTTCTAAGTTTTTCGTAGAAGCCATTGAAGAAGCAGGAATAATCGAACAGGAATTAAACCGAAATGTATATGTTGTAAAAGAAGTTATTTCTTTTACAGATGAAGCTTCCGGAAGTGAAATCATGGTTATGCCAAGTGATCATTATAGTGTTACTACTATGGTCGATTTTGGAACAAAAATATTAGGTACTCAAAATGCCACTTTAAAATCAATTGGAGATTTCAAAACTGAAATTGCCGATGCCAGAACTTTTAGCTTTTTGCACGAATTGGAAGCATTGCTGGAAAATGGCTTAATTAAAGGTGGAGATCTAAACAATGCCATCGTTTATGTAGATAAAGACATTTCAGAAACTACAATGGAAAGCTTGAAAAAAGCTTTTGGAAAAGATGAAATTACGGTAAAACCAAATGGAATCTTAGACAATCTTACTTTGCATTATCCAAATGAAGCTGCCAGACACAAGTTACTTGATGTAATTGGAGATTTAGCTTTAATTGGATCAAAAATCCAAGGGAAAATCATTGCCAACAAACCAGGACATTTTGTAAATACTCAGTTTGCAAAGAAAATGGCAAAAATCATCAAAAACGAACAAAGAAATTATGTTCCTACTTATGATTTGAACCAAGAACCGCTGATGGACATAAACAAAATTATGGCTATGTTACCTCACAGACCGCCATTCTTATTGATAGACAGAATTATCGAAATGTCTGACAGTCATGTTGTGGGTATGAAGAATGTTACAATGAATGAAAACTTCTTCGTTGGACATTTCCCTAATGCACCTGTAATGCCAGGGGTTTTAATTGTTGAAGCAATGGCTCAAACAGGAGGAATATTGGTGTTAAGTACTGTTCCGGATCCAGAAAATTATTTGACTTATTTTATGAAAATAGATAATGTTAAATTCAAACATAAAGTATTACCTGGTGACACATTGATTTTCAAATGTAGTTTGATTACCCCTATCAGAAGAGGAATTTGTCACATGCAGGCCAATGCTTACGCTAATGGTAAACTTGTTGCCGAAGCTGAATTAATGGCGCAAATTGCCAGAAAACAATAA
- a CDS encoding UDP-3-O-(3-hydroxymyristoyl)glucosamine N-acyltransferase: MKFPKVYPLQEIADLLQCEFVGDATFPVYGMNEIHVVEPGDIVFVDHPKYYEKALQSAATIVLINKKVDCPEGKALLISDDPFRDFNVLTKHFKPFVQSNVAISASAKIGKGTTIQPNTFIGNNVIIGENCLIHANVAIYDHTIIGDNVIIHSGTVLGADAFYYKKRPDGFDQLISGGRVVIKDNVGIGALCTIDKGVTGDTTIGEGTKIDNQVHVGHDTIIGKKCLIASQTGIAGCVIIEDEVTIWGQVGTTSGITIGANAVILGQTGVTKSVGGGKSYFGTPIEESREKLKQLANIKKIPEILKKLE; encoded by the coding sequence ATGAAATTTCCAAAAGTTTATCCACTGCAAGAAATAGCAGATTTGCTTCAATGTGAATTTGTTGGCGATGCTACGTTTCCAGTTTACGGTATGAATGAAATTCACGTTGTCGAACCGGGTGACATCGTTTTTGTAGATCATCCAAAATATTACGAAAAAGCTTTGCAATCAGCAGCTACGATTGTTCTAATCAATAAAAAAGTAGATTGCCCAGAAGGAAAAGCTTTGCTGATCTCGGATGACCCTTTTAGAGATTTTAATGTATTGACAAAACATTTCAAGCCTTTTGTCCAGTCGAATGTAGCTATATCTGCTTCCGCAAAAATTGGAAAAGGGACAACAATTCAGCCAAATACTTTCATTGGAAACAATGTTATTATTGGAGAAAATTGTTTGATTCATGCAAATGTTGCCATTTATGACCATACCATAATTGGGGATAATGTGATTATCCATTCAGGTACCGTTCTTGGAGCCGATGCTTTTTATTACAAAAAAAGACCAGATGGTTTTGACCAATTAATTTCTGGAGGTAGAGTTGTAATCAAGGATAATGTTGGAATTGGTGCACTTTGCACCATTGATAAAGGAGTAACAGGAGATACAACCATTGGTGAAGGTACCAAAATTGACAACCAAGTTCATGTAGGACATGATACAATAATTGGGAAAAAATGCTTAATCGCTTCTCAAACAGGTATTGCCGGTTGTGTGATTATTGAAGATGAAGTAACCATTTGGGGACAAGTAGGAACAACAAGTGGAATTACGATAGGGGCGAATGCCGTAATTCTTGGACAAACAGGAGTTACAAAATCAGTAGGAGGTGGCAAAAGTTATTTTGGAACCCCAATTGAAGAATCAAGGGAAAAATTGAAGCAATTAGCAAATATTAAAAAGATCCCTGAAATTTTAAAAAAGTTAGAATAA
- a CDS encoding nuclear transport factor 2 family protein, with the protein MSAKEIVKSFYKSDAFINPTVMKEYLHPECILDWNSTEGFIQMDYDALISLTTEISRAYVRSKARISHIIEEDNMVSVRFAHYVKTIENPREEMFLAHMMIIWELKDNKLYRGYQMSQGL; encoded by the coding sequence ATGTCTGCTAAAGAAATTGTAAAAAGTTTTTATAAATCAGATGCCTTCATTAATCCAACGGTAATGAAAGAGTATTTACACCCTGAATGTATTCTGGATTGGAACAGCACAGAGGGATTTATTCAAATGGACTATGATGCATTAATCAGTTTAACTACTGAGATCAGTAGGGCTTATGTTCGATCCAAAGCCAGAATCAGCCATATTATAGAAGAAGACAATATGGTGTCTGTTCGTTTTGCACATTATGTAAAAACGATAGAAAATCCAAGAGAAGAAATGTTTTTGGCTCATATGATGATTATTTGGGAATTAAAAGACAATAAATTATACAGAGGTTATCAAATGAGTCAAGGATTGTGA
- the msrB gene encoding peptide-methionine (R)-S-oxide reductase MsrB: MNYPFVKTEKEWEEELGTERYRILRQKGTEYPHTGKYNLHFENGVYCCGGCGTPLFESDSKFDGHCGWPSFDKSIPGKVEYLVDNSHGMKRTEIVCANCGGHLGHVFEDGPTKTGQRYCVNSLSVDFKEK; the protein is encoded by the coding sequence ATGAACTATCCTTTTGTAAAAACAGAAAAAGAATGGGAAGAAGAATTAGGTACTGAACGTTATAGAATTCTTCGTCAGAAAGGAACAGAATACCCACATACAGGCAAATACAATTTGCATTTTGAAAATGGTGTTTATTGTTGTGGTGGTTGTGGTACTCCCTTGTTTGAAAGTGATTCTAAATTTGACGGGCATTGTGGCTGGCCATCATTCGATAAATCGATCCCCGGAAAAGTAGAATATCTTGTTGATAATAGTCACGGTATGAAGCGTACAGAAATTGTTTGTGCGAATTGTGGAGGACATTTAGGTCATGTTTTTGAAGATGGACCTACAAAAACAGGACAGCGTTATTGTGTAAATTCTTTGTCGGTTGATTTTAAAGAAAAATAA
- the efp gene encoding elongation factor P, protein MASTSDIRNGLCIKYNHDIYKIIEFLHVKPGKGPAFVRTKLKSLTTGKVLDNTFSAGHKIEDVRVETHTFQFLYAEGDQFHFMNSETFEQITLDKNILDAPDLLKEGTNVMVQINTETDLPLSVDMPASIVLEVTYAEPGVKGNTATNATKNATVETGANVNVPLFINEGDKIKIDTATGSYMERVKE, encoded by the coding sequence ATGGCATCTACATCAGATATTAGAAACGGATTATGTATCAAATACAACCACGATATTTATAAAATTATCGAATTTCTTCACGTAAAACCTGGAAAAGGTCCAGCTTTCGTAAGAACTAAATTAAAAAGTTTAACGACAGGAAAAGTATTAGACAATACATTTTCTGCGGGACATAAAATTGAAGATGTGCGTGTTGAAACACATACTTTTCAATTCTTATACGCAGAAGGAGATCAATTTCATTTCATGAATTCTGAGACTTTTGAGCAAATTACTTTAGACAAAAACATTCTTGATGCTCCGGATTTATTAAAAGAAGGAACAAATGTAATGGTTCAAATCAACACAGAAACTGATTTGCCACTTTCTGTTGATATGCCTGCATCTATAGTACTTGAAGTTACTTATGCTGAGCCAGGTGTGAAAGGAAATACTGCTACCAATGCTACAAAAAATGCTACTGTTGAAACTGGAGCAAATGTAAACGTTCCTTTATTCATCAATGAAGGAGATAAAATCAAAATCGATACTGCTACAGGTTCTTACATGGAGCGTGTAAAAGAGTAG
- a CDS encoding alpha/beta fold hydrolase — protein MTKNASNHIKPLKIPKIIIVSSKVIAFLSDKWVTIFASKLFTTPIKHKLPKREMEMDQKSIQKMIVVPTINRRVNVYEYGESSKKVLLVHGWSGRGTQLCKIADEMLKLGYATVSFDAPAHGKSPGNSSIMVDFIASVLEIDKQFGPFEVAIGHSLGGMSVLNAIKKGFHVDKAVIIGSGDIVQDITDDFVRKLGLKPKISKQLCDYFEKKYGEKMEDFDAYKAAEMTLIPTLVIHDENDPEVPVKAGTHIYEHLKDGELMLTTRLGHRKILADFKVIEKITNFIKK, from the coding sequence ATGACAAAAAATGCTTCTAATCATATAAAGCCTTTGAAAATTCCAAAAATTATAATAGTCTCCAGTAAGGTTATTGCTTTTTTGTCAGACAAATGGGTTACTATTTTTGCTTCAAAATTGTTTACGACACCTATAAAACATAAGCTTCCGAAGCGGGAAATGGAAATGGATCAAAAAAGTATTCAGAAAATGATAGTTGTTCCAACCATAAACAGAAGAGTAAATGTGTATGAATATGGGGAAAGCAGCAAAAAAGTTTTATTGGTTCATGGATGGTCAGGAAGAGGAACGCAATTGTGTAAAATTGCTGATGAGATGTTGAAATTGGGCTATGCCACTGTTAGTTTTGATGCTCCGGCGCATGGTAAATCACCTGGGAATTCAAGTATTATGGTCGATTTTATCGCTTCAGTTTTGGAAATTGACAAGCAATTTGGGCCTTTTGAAGTTGCTATTGGCCACTCTTTGGGAGGTATGTCGGTACTGAATGCCATTAAAAAAGGGTTTCATGTAGATAAAGCTGTTATTATTGGAAGCGGTGATATTGTACAGGATATTACAGATGATTTTGTTCGTAAATTGGGATTGAAGCCAAAAATCAGCAAACAGCTTTGTGATTATTTTGAAAAGAAATACGGTGAAAAGATGGAAGATTTTGATGCATACAAAGCAGCTGAAATGACTTTGATTCCCACATTGGTAATTCACGACGAAAATGATCCCGAAGTTCCTGTAAAAGCAGGTACACATATTTATGAACACCTTAAAGACGGAGAATTAATGTTGACGACAAGATTGGGTCACAGAAAAATTCTTGCTGATTTTAAGGTGATTGAAAAAATAACTAATTTTATTAAAAAATAA
- the lpxA gene encoding acyl-ACP--UDP-N-acetylglucosamine O-acyltransferase has product MNQPLAYVHPGAKIAKNVVIEPFTTIHNNVVIGDGTWIGSNVTIMEGARIGKNCNIFPGAVIAAIPQDLKFGGEDSLAIIGDNCTIRECVTINRGTIASGQTVIGNNCLIMAAAHIAHDCHVGDNAIIVNGVLLGGHVTVGNYAVIGGLSAVHQFISIGDHAMISGGSLLRKDVPPYTKAAKEPLSYVGINSVGLRRRGFTLEKIREIQNIYRILYQKNYNTTQAIGIIEAEMEATPERDEIIDFIRNSSRGVMKGYTGNY; this is encoded by the coding sequence ATGAATCAACCGTTAGCATATGTTCATCCAGGTGCAAAAATCGCCAAAAATGTTGTAATCGAACCGTTTACAACCATTCATAACAATGTAGTTATTGGTGACGGAACTTGGATAGGCTCTAATGTAACAATAATGGAGGGAGCAAGGATCGGAAAAAATTGTAATATTTTCCCAGGTGCTGTAATTGCAGCAATCCCTCAAGATTTAAAATTCGGTGGAGAAGATTCTTTGGCGATCATTGGTGACAATTGCACCATTAGAGAATGTGTAACCATCAATAGAGGAACTATCGCTTCTGGACAAACAGTTATTGGTAATAATTGCCTAATTATGGCCGCCGCTCACATAGCACATGATTGTCATGTTGGTGACAATGCAATTATAGTAAATGGAGTTCTTTTAGGAGGACACGTAACAGTTGGAAATTATGCCGTAATTGGAGGATTATCAGCTGTACACCAATTTATTAGTATTGGTGATCACGCAATGATTTCAGGAGGGTCTTTATTAAGAAAAGACGTTCCTCCTTATACTAAAGCTGCAAAAGAGCCTTTGTCTTACGTAGGAATCAATTCTGTTGGATTAAGAAGAAGAGGATTTACTCTTGAAAAAATCAGAGAAATTCAAAATATCTACAGAATCTTATATCAAAAAAATTACAATACAACTCAGGCAATCGGGATAATTGAAGCCGAAATGGAAGCTACACCTGAACGAGATGAAATAATTGATTTTATCAGAAATTCATCGAGAGGGGTTATGAAAGGATATACTGGAAACTATTAA
- a CDS encoding HD domain-containing protein: MSQINKLKIFNDPIYGFITIPNALIYDLVQHPYFQRLRRISQMGLSYLVYPGANHTRFHHALGCMHLMQKAVEVLRFKDVTISAEEENALYIAILLHDVGHGPFSHAMESSIVEDVHHEEISLLLMNQLNAEFDGKLSLAIKVFKGEYHRKFMLQLISSQLDMDRMDYLKRDSFYSGVSEGNINSERLIQMMNVVDDVLVIEEKGIYSVEKFLMSRRLMYWQVYLHKTSLVAELTLTKVLKRAKELTEKGIVLPCSKPLQFFMQNKVTLDTFDSKTLKLFTKLDDFDIISALKAWESQDDFILSSLSKMIINRDLLKIKLTNDKVSLDELHIQKEKFSIQNKISLSETNYFIFKGKIKNQAYSKIAEPIRILNKDKTIEDVVESSDQLNLKSLSKLVTKYYICFPKHLV, translated from the coding sequence GTGAGTCAAATAAATAAATTAAAAATATTCAACGACCCAATTTATGGGTTTATTACAATCCCAAATGCTTTAATCTACGATTTAGTTCAACACCCATATTTCCAGAGGTTAAGACGAATCTCTCAAATGGGGTTATCCTATTTGGTTTATCCTGGTGCGAATCATACCCGTTTTCATCATGCTTTGGGTTGTATGCATTTGATGCAAAAAGCAGTCGAAGTATTACGATTCAAAGATGTAACCATCAGTGCGGAAGAAGAGAATGCCCTATATATCGCAATTCTATTGCACGATGTTGGTCATGGGCCATTTTCACATGCCATGGAAAGTAGTATAGTCGAAGATGTGCATCACGAAGAAATTTCCCTATTGTTGATGAACCAGTTAAATGCTGAGTTCGATGGGAAACTGAGCCTTGCCATAAAAGTTTTTAAAGGAGAATACCATCGTAAATTCATGTTGCAACTGATTTCGAGTCAACTCGACATGGACAGAATGGATTATTTAAAAAGAGATAGCTTCTATTCGGGAGTTTCTGAGGGAAATATCAATTCGGAGCGATTGATTCAGATGATGAATGTTGTGGACGATGTATTAGTTATTGAGGAAAAAGGAATCTATTCTGTTGAAAAATTCCTGATGTCACGACGCTTGATGTACTGGCAGGTTTATTTACACAAAACCAGTCTGGTAGCCGAATTAACATTGACCAAAGTATTGAAACGCGCCAAAGAACTGACCGAAAAAGGAATCGTTTTACCTTGCAGCAAACCTTTACAGTTTTTTATGCAAAATAAAGTAACCTTAGATACTTTTGATTCCAAAACATTGAAATTATTCACAAAGTTGGATGATTTTGATATAATTAGTGCGCTAAAAGCCTGGGAAAGTCAAGATGATTTCATACTTTCTTCATTGAGCAAAATGATTATTAATAGGGATCTTTTGAAAATTAAATTAACTAATGATAAGGTTTCGCTAGACGAATTACATATTCAAAAAGAAAAGTTCTCCATCCAAAATAAAATTTCGTTATCAGAAACCAATTATTTCATTTTCAAGGGGAAAATAAAAAATCAGGCCTATAGTAAAATTGCCGAACCCATACGAATTCTAAACAAAGACAAGACAATTGAAGATGTAGTTGAGTCTTCGGATCAGCTGAATTTGAAATCGTTATCCAAGTTAGTAACCAAGTATTACATTTGTTTTCCAAAACATCTAGTTTAA